The following proteins are encoded in a genomic region of Thioclava nitratireducens:
- a CDS encoding MBL fold metallo-hydrolase, with translation MTRTFMTRRTALKTAAFLPAAPALLTGTGAAAQSANEAPPAIPRYRRMQMGDLTITTLLAGSRELEEPQTIFGMNASPEDFAKLSEANYIPADKSLNFFTPTLIETGSEKILFDTGLSPEGITSALAAAGHSPEDITHVVITHMHGDHIGGLMGDGGETFANAAYITGQKEFDHWSNAGNDTFEAKVRPLAEKMSYLKGGDSVVSGISAVEAFGHTPGHMAFMVESGGKGLMLAADTSNHYVWSLQRPEWEVKYDMDKEMAAKTRKELLGRVAADKLAFIGYHMPFPGVGHLEALDTGFHFHPITYQLNV, from the coding sequence ATGACCAGGACCTTCATGACCCGCCGTACAGCATTGAAAACCGCCGCTTTCCTGCCCGCCGCCCCCGCGCTTCTGACCGGGACCGGCGCCGCCGCGCAAAGCGCGAACGAAGCCCCGCCCGCGATCCCGCGCTATCGTCGGATGCAGATGGGAGATCTGACGATCACCACGCTGCTCGCCGGATCGCGCGAGCTGGAAGAGCCGCAGACTATCTTCGGCATGAACGCCAGCCCCGAGGACTTCGCCAAGCTCTCTGAGGCCAATTACATCCCTGCGGACAAGTCGCTTAACTTCTTCACCCCGACCCTGATCGAGACCGGCTCGGAGAAAATCCTCTTCGACACCGGCCTGTCGCCCGAGGGGATCACCTCGGCGCTCGCCGCCGCTGGGCACTCGCCCGAGGACATCACCCACGTCGTGATCACCCATATGCATGGCGACCATATCGGCGGGCTGATGGGCGATGGCGGCGAGACCTTCGCCAATGCTGCCTACATCACCGGCCAAAAGGAATTCGACCATTGGTCGAACGCGGGCAACGACACGTTCGAGGCCAAGGTCCGTCCGCTGGCCGAGAAGATGAGCTACCTCAAGGGTGGCGATTCGGTCGTCTCCGGCATCTCGGCGGTCGAAGCCTTCGGCCACACGCCGGGCCATATGGCTTTCATGGTGGAGTCGGGCGGCAAAGGTCTGATGCTCGCTGCCGACACGTCGAACCACTATGTCTGGTCGCTTCAGCGCCCGGAATGGGAAGTGAAATACGATATGGACAAGGAGATGGCCGCGAAGACCCGCAAGGAGCTTCTGGGCCGTGTCGCCGCCGACAAACTGGCTTTCATCGGCTAC